DNA from Amycolatopsis sp. DSM 110486:
TACGTCGAGTCGGCGCCCGCCGAGAACGGCTTCCGGTGGCTGCGCAAGACTCGGGGGTGACCCGCACGCGCACCACCGGGAGGACGCCACCCATGTCCGAAGTCCGCATCGGCGCCCACACGCTCGGCCCGGACCGGCCGCCGTTCGTCATCGCCGAGATGTCCGGCAACCACAACGGCGACCTCGACCGCGCTCTCGCGATCGTCGATGCCATCGCCGATGCCGGCGCGCAGGCGGTGAAGCTCCAGACCTACCGCCCCGACACGATCACGATCGACGTCGACGGCCCCGCCTTCCGCATCGGCGACGGACATTCCTTGTGGGGCGGGGAAAACCTGTACAAGCTGTACGAAAAGGCCCACACCCCGTGGGAATGGCACGAACCCATTTTCGAGCGCGCCCGCGCGCGCGGCCTGGAGGCGTTCTCCAGCCCGTTCGACCCGACGGCCGTGGAGCTGCTGGAATCGCTCGACGTGCCCGCGTACAAGATCGCGTCTTCCGAGATCGTCGACCTGCCGCTGGTTGACTTGTGCGCCCGCACCGGCAAGCCGCTCGTCATCTCGACGGGCATGGCGAGCATCGCGGAGATCGACGCCGCCGTCCGCACCGCCCGCGACGCCGGCAACGACCAGCTCATCGTGCTCGGCTGCACCGCCAGCTACCCGGCCTCGCCGTCCGAAAGCAACCTGCGTGGCCTGCCGGTGCTCGCCGGCGTCACGGGCACGCTCGTCGGCCTGTCCGACCACACGCCGGGCATCGGCGCGCCGCTGGCCGCCGTCGCGCTGGGCGCGGTGGCGATCGAGAAGCACGTGACGCTCGCTCGCGCCGACGGTGGTGTGGACTCGGAGTTCTCGCTGGAGCCCGCCGAGCTGGCCGCGCTGGTGACCGAGAGTCACCGCGCGTGGGAGGCCCTCGGCCGCCCGGTGATCGGCCCGCGCGAGAGCGAGCAGGAAGGCCTTCGCCTGCGCCGCTCGTTGTACGTCGTGGCAGACGTCCGCGCGGGCGACGAGGTGACCTCGTCGAACGTCCGGTCCATCCGCCCGGCCGGGGGCCTGGCGCCGGCCGAGATCACGACGGTGCTGGGCCGCACCTTCCGCGTCGACGCCGCAAAAGGCACGGCTTTGACCTGGGACCTGATCTAGTCTCGGCCGCATGGCACGAGCGAAGTCGCGCAAGGCGTTGCTGACCGTCCTCGGCGTCCTCGGGGCGATCCCCGTCGCCAGCGGCCTGACCGGGATTTTGGGCGGCCCGGAGCGCGCCCCGGGCGGCGCCCCCGCCGCGCCCAGCGTCGACAGCGAATACCGCTTCGTCAACACCTTCTGGACCGCAGCGGGCCTCGCGCTCTGGTGGTCGCTCCGCCATCCGGAAAAACGCGCGGCGACCACGCGTGTCGTCCTCGGCACGGCCGCCGTCGGCGGGGTGCCCCGGCTGATCTCGGCCCGGCGGGTGGGCGCGCCCCACCCGGTGTTCCGGGCGGCGATCGTGCTGGAGCTGGTGGTGGTGCCGTTGGTGCTGGTGTGGCACGCGGTGGTGGTGCGCGGTGAGGGTCAGACCCCGAAGAAGCTCCGCACGCCGTCCACAACCCGGTCCACATCCGCGTCCGTCAGGGACGGGAAGAGCGGCAGCGACAGCTCCTGCTCGTAGTACGCCTCGGCGTTCGGGCACAGGCCGCGGCGGTAGCCGAGGTCCTCGAAGACCGGGTGCCAGTAGGCGGGGATGTAGTTGACCTGCACGCCGATGCCCAGCCCGCGCAGGTGGTCGAACAGTGCGCGGCGGCGGCCGTCGAGGACGCGCAGCGGGTAGAGGTGCCAGACGGGGTCGGCGCCGGGCCGCGAGGGCGGGGTGAGGACTCCGCCGACGTCGGCCAGAGCCCCGTTGTAGCGCGCGTGGATCTCGGCGCGGCGCTTCTTGAACTCGGCCAAGCGGGTGAGCTGGCTGCTGCCCAGGGCGCACAGGACGTCGGGCAGGCGGTAGTTCAGGCCGAACTCGTGCACCTCCTGGTGCCAGCCACCCTCGTCCGGGTAGCGCTGCAGGGCCTTGTCGCGCACGAGGCCGTGGTTGCGGAAGGCCTGGG
Protein-coding regions in this window:
- a CDS encoding DUF4345 domain-containing protein, whose amino-acid sequence is MARAKSRKALLTVLGVLGAIPVASGLTGILGGPERAPGGAPAAPSVDSEYRFVNTFWTAAGLALWWSLRHPEKRAATTRVVLGTAAVGGVPRLISARRVGAPHPVFRAAIVLELVVVPLVLVWHAVVVRGEGQTPKKLRTPSTTRSTSASVRDGKSGSDSSCS
- the pseI gene encoding pseudaminic acid synthase; this encodes MSEVRIGAHTLGPDRPPFVIAEMSGNHNGDLDRALAIVDAIADAGAQAVKLQTYRPDTITIDVDGPAFRIGDGHSLWGGENLYKLYEKAHTPWEWHEPIFERARARGLEAFSSPFDPTAVELLESLDVPAYKIASSEIVDLPLVDLCARTGKPLVISTGMASIAEIDAAVRTARDAGNDQLIVLGCTASYPASPSESNLRGLPVLAGVTGTLVGLSDHTPGIGAPLAAVALGAVAIEKHVTLARADGGVDSEFSLEPAELAALVTESHRAWEALGRPVIGPRESEQEGLRLRRSLYVVADVRAGDEVTSSNVRSIRPAGGLAPAEITTVLGRTFRVDAAKGTALTWDLI